One segment of Variovorax paradoxus DNA contains the following:
- the adh gene encoding aldehyde dehydrogenase: MDMLEPGKFGTAVPFRKRYGNYIGGEWVAPVDNQYFENVTPVTGKVFCEVPRSTAADIDRALDAAHKARAAWGRTSTTERANILNRIADRIQENLPMLAAAETWDNGKPIRETMAADLPLAVDHFRYFASCIRSQEGGISEIDHETFAYHFHEPIGVVGQIIPWNFPILMAVWKLAPALAAGNCVVLKPAEQTPVSILVLVEVIGDLLPPGVLNVVNGFGVEAGKPLASSNRIGKIAFTGETTTGRLISQYASQNLIPVTLELGGKSPNIFFADVMERDDSFFDKALEGFAMFALNQGEVCTCPSRALIQESIYDRFMERALKRVAAIKQGSPLDMDTMIGAQASSEQLEKILSYLDIGRQEGAKVLIGGERQKLDGDLADGYYVKPTVFQGHNKMRIFQEEIFGPVVSVTTFKDEEEALSIANDTLYGLGAGVWSRDMNRAFRMGRGIQAGRVWTNCYHHYPAHAAFGGYKNSGIGRENHKMMLDHYQQTKNLLVSYSENKLGFF, translated from the coding sequence ATGGACATGCTCGAACCGGGCAAATTTGGTACCGCGGTGCCGTTCAGGAAGCGCTATGGCAACTACATCGGCGGCGAATGGGTCGCACCGGTGGACAACCAGTACTTCGAGAACGTCACGCCCGTCACCGGCAAGGTCTTCTGCGAGGTTCCGCGTTCCACCGCGGCCGACATCGATCGCGCGCTCGACGCCGCCCACAAGGCCAGGGCCGCCTGGGGGCGCACCTCGACCACGGAGCGCGCGAACATCCTGAACCGCATTGCCGACCGAATCCAGGAAAACCTGCCCATGCTGGCGGCGGCCGAGACCTGGGACAACGGCAAGCCGATCCGCGAGACCATGGCGGCCGACCTGCCGCTGGCCGTCGACCACTTCCGCTACTTCGCCTCCTGCATCCGCTCGCAGGAGGGCGGCATCAGCGAGATCGACCACGAGACCTTCGCGTACCACTTCCACGAGCCCATCGGCGTGGTCGGCCAGATCATCCCGTGGAACTTCCCGATCCTGATGGCGGTGTGGAAGCTGGCGCCCGCGCTCGCCGCCGGCAACTGCGTGGTGCTGAAGCCGGCCGAGCAGACGCCGGTGTCGATCCTGGTGCTAGTGGAAGTCATCGGCGACCTGCTGCCGCCGGGCGTGCTCAACGTGGTCAACGGCTTCGGCGTGGAGGCCGGCAAGCCGCTGGCATCGAGCAACCGCATCGGCAAGATCGCCTTCACCGGCGAGACCACCACCGGCCGGCTGATCTCGCAGTACGCGAGCCAGAACCTGATTCCGGTCACGCTGGAGCTGGGCGGCAAGTCGCCCAACATCTTCTTCGCCGACGTGATGGAGCGCGACGACAGCTTCTTCGACAAGGCGCTCGAGGGCTTCGCGATGTTCGCGCTGAACCAGGGCGAGGTGTGCACCTGCCCGTCGCGCGCGCTGATCCAGGAATCGATCTACGACCGCTTCATGGAGCGCGCGTTGAAGCGCGTGGCCGCCATCAAGCAGGGCAGCCCGCTCGACATGGACACGATGATCGGCGCGCAGGCCTCCAGCGAGCAGCTCGAGAAGATCCTGTCGTACCTCGACATCGGCAGGCAGGAGGGCGCGAAGGTGCTGATCGGCGGCGAGCGCCAGAAGCTCGACGGCGACCTGGCCGACGGCTACTACGTGAAGCCGACGGTGTTCCAGGGCCACAACAAGATGCGCATCTTCCAGGAAGAGATCTTCGGCCCGGTGGTGTCGGTCACCACCTTCAAGGACGAAGAGGAAGCACTGTCCATCGCCAACGACACGCTCTACGGACTGGGCGCCGGCGTGTGGAGCCGCGACATGAACCGCGCGTTCCGCATGGGCCGCGGCATCCAGGCGGGTCGCGTGTGGACCAACTGCTACCACCACTATCCGGCGCATGCGGCCTTCGGAGGCTACAAGAACTCGGGCATCGGCCGAGAGAACCACAAGATGATGCTCGACCACTACCAGCAGACCAAGAACCTGCTGGTGAGCTACAGCGAGAACAAGCTGGGCTTCTTCTGA
- a CDS encoding PspA/IM30 family protein, whose protein sequence is MTVIKKLVTLLRGSAREIGESVVDSNATRIYEQEIIDARHSIEKAKGDLTGVMAKEMQSAREIERLKNEAARYEGLALEALNKTQEGLALDVASKVGLLEQELEEQAKAHASYALQVSKLKELIKSAEARIREHEREINIAKTTESVYRATQSISENIGSGGSRLANARESLERIRARHEDLSDRMTASQQLENEFGHGALEKKLAAAGIGNDADRTGKVMERIRARQAGNGTATGTGNGAQ, encoded by the coding sequence ATGACAGTCATCAAGAAGCTGGTCACCTTGCTGCGCGGCAGCGCACGCGAAATCGGCGAGAGCGTTGTCGACAGCAACGCCACGCGCATCTACGAACAGGAAATCATCGACGCCAGGCACAGCATCGAGAAGGCCAAGGGCGACCTCACGGGCGTGATGGCCAAGGAGATGCAGTCGGCTCGCGAGATCGAGCGCCTGAAGAACGAGGCCGCCCGCTACGAGGGCCTGGCGCTCGAGGCGCTCAACAAGACGCAGGAGGGCCTGGCGCTCGACGTGGCCTCCAAGGTCGGCCTGCTCGAACAGGAACTCGAAGAGCAGGCCAAGGCACATGCGTCCTACGCGCTGCAGGTGTCCAAGCTCAAGGAGCTCATCAAGTCGGCAGAGGCGCGCATCCGCGAACACGAGCGCGAGATCAACATCGCCAAGACCACCGAGAGCGTGTACCGCGCGACGCAGTCGATTTCCGAGAACATCGGCAGCGGCGGCTCCCGTCTGGCCAACGCGCGTGAGTCGCTGGAACGCATCCGTGCGCGCCACGAAGACCTGTCCGACCGCATGACCGCGAGCCAGCAGCTCGAGAACGAGTTCGGGCACGGCGCGCTCGAGAAGAAGCTCGCCGCCGCGGGTATCGGCAACGACGCCGACCGCACCGGCAAGGTGATGGAGCGCATCCGCGCGCGCCAGGCCGGCAACGGCACGGCAACCGGCACGGGCAACGGAGCGCAATAG
- a CDS encoding DUF779 domain-containing protein: protein MSDAVLRVTATDAALALIDRLAARHGPLMFHQSGGCCDGSAPMCYGQGEFIVGDYDRLLGHIGGMPFYISGPQFEYWQHTQLIIDVVPGRGGMFSLEGPEGVRFLTRSRLFTDEEWAVLEAGDAR, encoded by the coding sequence ATGAGCGATGCCGTCCTGCGCGTCACCGCGACCGATGCCGCTCTCGCGCTGATCGACAGGCTCGCTGCACGCCACGGCCCGCTGATGTTCCATCAGTCGGGCGGCTGCTGCGACGGCAGCGCGCCCATGTGCTACGGCCAGGGAGAGTTCATCGTGGGCGACTACGACCGGCTGCTCGGGCACATCGGCGGCATGCCGTTCTACATCAGCGGACCGCAGTTCGAGTATTGGCAGCACACGCAGCTGATCATCGACGTGGTGCCCGGGCGCGGCGGCATGTTCTCGCTGGAGGGGCCCGAAGGCGTGCGCTTCCTGACGCGCTCGCGGCTGTTCACCGACGAGGAGTGGGCGGTGCTGGAGGCCGGTGACGCCAGGTAG
- a CDS encoding zf-TFIIB domain-containing protein, with product MNPTLKCSCPARGALRPVALAEALLAAQCGDCGGMLMGMDDWRAWKAGDEDRVPHAVDDEIIEVFDATGVRHCPECERLMQRLRVSAGPDFRIDRCVACQNLWFDKGEWRAIVSRGLAGRLDELLSDGWQRRLQTEEVREARLAALRRRYGDECIDELDRIRAWLDTQPHRDELLALLRAD from the coding sequence ATGAATCCGACTCTGAAATGCAGCTGTCCGGCTCGCGGTGCCCTGCGGCCAGTCGCGCTGGCCGAGGCATTGCTCGCGGCGCAGTGCGGTGACTGCGGGGGCATGCTCATGGGCATGGACGATTGGCGGGCCTGGAAGGCCGGCGACGAAGACCGCGTGCCACATGCGGTCGACGACGAGATCATCGAGGTGTTCGATGCCACCGGCGTGCGCCATTGCCCGGAGTGCGAGCGCCTGATGCAGCGCCTGCGCGTGAGCGCGGGCCCCGACTTCCGCATCGACCGCTGCGTTGCCTGCCAGAACCTCTGGTTCGACAAGGGCGAGTGGCGTGCCATCGTGAGCCGTGGGCTGGCCGGCCGTCTCGACGAGCTGCTCTCCGACGGCTGGCAGCGACGCCTGCAGACCGAGGAAGTGCGCGAGGCGCGCCTCGCCGCGCTGCGCCGGCGCTATGGCGACGAATGCATCGACGAGCTGGACCGCATCCGAGCCTGGCTCGACACCCAGCCCCACCGCGACGAGCTGCTCGCACTGCTGCGCGCGGACTGA
- a CDS encoding TOBE domain-containing protein, which produces MKISARNVLSGKVIAIVRGPVTTEVTLEIAPGVQIVSTITSSSAESLKLAEGANAYAVIKASSVMVGTD; this is translated from the coding sequence ATGAAGATCAGCGCACGCAACGTCCTGTCCGGCAAGGTCATCGCCATCGTTCGCGGTCCCGTCACGACCGAGGTGACCCTGGAGATCGCACCGGGCGTGCAGATCGTCTCGACCATCACCAGCAGTTCGGCCGAATCGCTGAAGCTGGCCGAAGGCGCGAACGCCTATGCAGTCATCAAGGCGTCGAGCGTGATGGTCGGCACCGACTGA
- a CDS encoding sigma-54-dependent Fis family transcriptional regulator, translating to MSEAQLPSVRVEQARELFFGQGRDPAPWIAPHISRSWQRSRPVDHQAIDPEPMALALLRERREQAVRLLNCAQPELDGLAEHAIGNGCVVILSDASGLILEEIGSPDFLPKAERIALQPGVEWSESHRGTNAIGTALAEREALMVLGGEHYLAQNGTLGCAAAPIFTGRGELAGALDISGETVRVNQHALGLVRMAAQQVEHRMLLAEASGHVLRFHARPALIGTAREGLMVIEGGRIVAANRVALDLFGRTWDGLLDLDAEHFLGTNWARMEHRRSLLTLPGGRQIATVMERSLAPGASRPAARRAANGAEAPADAVQPLLDKAVRVLNEGVPVLVNGETGSGKEVFSRRLHAASRRAAGPFVAVDCASLPETLIESELFGYEEGAFTGARRKGMAGRIREAQGGVLFLDEIAEIPLALQTRLLRVLEERVVTPLGGGQGVAVDFDLVCATHGHLPALVEAGRFRADLMYRVAGFTVALPSLSQRADRHALIARMFMESGGAAKRLHLENDALEALAAYRWPGNVRELRSTLRAVVALADAGDAVTAALLPAHLVGSAAQTHHNEGDAAAPAPAEPLVAITRHAIDDALKACDHDVAKAARRLGVHRSTIYRHLARQRGNRPTH from the coding sequence ATGAGCGAAGCGCAGTTGCCATCGGTCAGAGTGGAGCAGGCCCGCGAGCTTTTCTTCGGGCAGGGGCGCGACCCCGCGCCCTGGATCGCGCCGCACATCTCCCGCTCGTGGCAGCGCAGCCGCCCGGTCGACCATCAGGCGATCGACCCCGAGCCGATGGCACTGGCGCTGCTGCGCGAGCGCCGCGAGCAGGCGGTGCGGCTGCTGAACTGCGCACAGCCCGAACTCGACGGCCTGGCCGAGCATGCGATCGGCAACGGCTGCGTGGTGATCCTGTCGGACGCCTCCGGGCTGATCCTCGAGGAGATCGGCAGCCCCGACTTCCTGCCCAAGGCCGAACGCATCGCGCTGCAGCCGGGCGTGGAATGGTCGGAGAGCCACCGGGGCACCAATGCCATCGGCACCGCCCTGGCCGAACGCGAGGCGCTCATGGTGCTCGGCGGCGAACACTACCTGGCGCAGAACGGCACGCTGGGCTGCGCGGCCGCGCCCATCTTCACCGGGCGCGGGGAACTGGCGGGCGCACTCGACATCTCGGGCGAGACGGTGCGCGTGAACCAGCACGCTCTGGGACTGGTGCGCATGGCGGCGCAGCAGGTCGAGCACCGCATGCTGCTGGCCGAGGCCAGCGGGCACGTGCTGCGCTTCCATGCGCGCCCGGCGCTCATCGGCACCGCACGCGAAGGCCTGATGGTGATCGAGGGCGGCCGCATCGTCGCGGCCAACCGGGTGGCGCTCGACCTCTTCGGCCGCACCTGGGACGGCCTGCTCGATCTCGACGCGGAACACTTCCTGGGAACGAACTGGGCGCGCATGGAGCATCGCCGCAGCCTGCTCACGCTGCCGGGCGGGCGGCAGATCGCCACGGTGATGGAGCGCTCGCTCGCACCCGGTGCGTCGCGGCCGGCGGCCCGGCGCGCCGCGAACGGGGCCGAGGCGCCGGCAGACGCGGTGCAACCCCTGCTCGACAAGGCCGTGCGCGTGCTCAACGAAGGCGTGCCGGTGCTGGTGAACGGCGAGACCGGCAGCGGCAAGGAGGTGTTCTCCCGCCGCCTGCATGCCGCGAGCCGTCGCGCCGCGGGCCCGTTCGTGGCGGTCGACTGCGCATCGCTGCCCGAGACGCTGATCGAGTCGGAACTGTTCGGCTACGAGGAAGGCGCCTTCACCGGCGCGCGGCGCAAGGGCATGGCGGGCCGCATCCGCGAAGCGCAAGGCGGCGTGCTGTTTCTCGACGAGATCGCGGAGATTCCGCTGGCCCTGCAGACGCGGCTGCTGCGCGTGCTCGAGGAGCGCGTGGTCACGCCGCTCGGTGGCGGCCAGGGCGTGGCAGTCGACTTCGACCTGGTCTGCGCCACGCACGGCCATCTGCCCGCGCTGGTCGAGGCCGGGCGGTTCCGCGCCGACCTGATGTACCGCGTGGCCGGCTTCACCGTGGCGCTGCCGTCGTTGAGCCAGCGCGCCGACCGGCATGCGCTGATCGCGCGCATGTTCATGGAATCCGGCGGCGCGGCCAAGCGCCTGCACCTGGAGAACGACGCCCTCGAGGCACTGGCCGCCTACCGCTGGCCCGGCAACGTGCGGGAGCTGCGCAGCACGCTGCGCGCGGTCGTCGCGCTGGCCGACGCCGGCGATGCGGTGACGGCCGCCCTGCTTCCCGCGCACCTGGTCGGCTCGGCCGCGCAGACGCA
- a CDS encoding ubiquinone biosynthesis protein has product MGNFMGAVTAYPTAIYTVLLGVVVIYWVLAMLGMVDIEHSGLDVDVGVHTHADGDASDIGHLASYVVALGLNGVPFSVAVSLLVLVSWTVCCLGGEWLLPLVPTLPLQLLAGTVLLVASAVIAIPVTAVAIRPLRGLFVSHTAVTNAALVGQLCRVVTGVVNEKDGRAEVARRGASLNIRVWAATPNTLKRGSQALIVEYDEVAARYLIAAHDDHLA; this is encoded by the coding sequence ATGGGCAATTTCATGGGCGCGGTGACGGCATACCCGACCGCGATCTACACGGTGCTGCTCGGCGTCGTGGTGATCTACTGGGTGCTCGCGATGCTCGGCATGGTCGACATCGAACACAGCGGACTGGACGTGGACGTCGGCGTACACACGCACGCCGACGGCGATGCCAGCGACATCGGCCATCTCGCCAGCTATGTGGTGGCCCTGGGACTGAACGGCGTGCCGTTCTCGGTGGCCGTGAGCCTGCTGGTGCTGGTCTCGTGGACGGTCTGCTGTCTCGGCGGCGAGTGGTTGCTGCCGCTGGTGCCGACATTGCCGCTGCAGCTGCTGGCCGGCACGGTGCTGCTGGTGGCCAGCGCGGTCATCGCCATTCCCGTCACCGCCGTGGCGATCCGCCCGCTGCGCGGCCTGTTCGTGAGCCACACGGCCGTGACCAACGCCGCGCTGGTCGGCCAGCTCTGCCGCGTCGTCACCGGCGTGGTCAACGAGAAGGACGGCCGCGCCGAGGTGGCGCGGCGCGGTGCCAGCCTGAACATCCGCGTCTGGGCCGCGACGCCCAACACCCTCAAGCGCGGCTCGCAGGCCCTGATCGTCGAGTACGACGAGGTGGCCGCGCGCTACCTCATCGCCGCGCACGACGATCACCTCGCCTGA
- a CDS encoding YjfI family protein yields the protein MQSLLDQLKGLDVLAGEEMGGLPVQLQPIPGHTPVIQVSIEGRDELPIFVTSSDMQIICICYLWTEEEVKAERRTELLESLLDLNPSVPLSSFGRVDGRYVLTGALGRDASVQDIAHEVAVLSDNALDALDALSEFLN from the coding sequence ATGCAATCACTGCTCGATCAACTCAAGGGACTCGATGTGCTGGCCGGCGAAGAGATGGGAGGCCTGCCGGTGCAGCTGCAGCCCATTCCGGGCCACACGCCCGTGATCCAGGTGAGCATCGAGGGCCGGGACGAACTGCCGATCTTCGTCACCAGTTCCGACATGCAGATCATCTGCATCTGCTACCTCTGGACCGAGGAAGAAGTGAAGGCCGAGCGCCGCACCGAGCTGCTCGAATCGCTGCTCGACCTGAACCCGTCCGTGCCGCTGTCGTCCTTCGGACGCGTCGACGGCCGCTACGTACTCACCGGCGCGCTGGGCCGCGACGCGAGTGTGCAGGACATTGCACACGAGGTGGCCGTTCTCAGCGACAACGCGCTCGATGCGCTCGACGCCCTGTCCGAGTTCCTGAATTAA